Below is a genomic region from Candidatus Roseilinea sp..
GCGGGAGATGCACTCCAAAGGCCGCAAGCGGAACACGGTCGAGAGCCGCGTGGGCAGCCTGTCCGTGCAGCGAGGATACTACTACTGTGAAGCCTGCCGCGTCGGGCTTTTCCCCCCCTCGATCGGCAGCTGGCGGTGTGGGACAAGCACTGGAGCGAACAGGTGGCCAAGCAGGCGGTGTGGCTGAGCGGGCTGGTGACGTTTGAGGAAGCGGAGCGCATCCTGGGACAGGTGGGCGGGCTGGTCATGTCCGACAGCAGTGTGTGGCGGCGGGTGGCGGTATGGGGAGAGCGCTTTCGGGGGGTAGAAGCCACACAACGCGCCCTGGCGGACGGCGGCGGGCGCACCGCCGAGGCGGCGACCGTGCCGGGCAAGATGGGTGTCGCCCTGGACGGAGCAACGGTTCATGTGCGTGGCGAAGGCTGGAAGGAACTCAAGGTGGGGTGCGTGTTCGATGTCGTGCTACAGCCGACTTGGGATCGCCAGAGCGAGGAGTGGGTTGACACGGCCCACGCCGTCCGCGCCGGCTACGTCGCCCATCTGGGCGGGCCGGAACGGTTCGGCCAGGTGTTGTGGACGGCCGCCCAACGTCGCGGCTGGACGCAGGCACGTGACACCATCGCCTTGGGCGATGGCGCCGCGTGGATTTGGAATCTGCTCAGCGAGCACTTCTACGACAGCCGACAAGCCGTGGACTGGTATCACGCCAGCCAGCATCTGTGGCAGGTTGCTCACGGCCTGCACGCAGCAGGCAGCCCGGCGGCCCAGGCTTGGTATCGTGCCCACGAAACCCTCTTGTTCCAGGGCCATGCCGACCGGATTGCGGCTCGACTCCGTCAGGCCGCCCATACCCATCCCCAGCACGCCGAGATGCTACGGCGTGAAGCGGGCTACTTCGGGAACAACCGGCGACGCATGCAATACCAGAGCCTGCGCGAAGATGGCTGGCCGATCGGCAGCGGCGTGGTCGAGAGCGCCTGCAAGCAATTCCGTCATCGCTTCGCCGGTAGCGGGATGCGCTGGAGCCGTCCCGGCATCGAGCGTCTGCTCCCGATTCGGGCGGCCGTCATGGGTCACGCCTTTGACGCGATGTGGTCTGCTGCCTATTCTTCGCCCCCAAACTGAAATAGACCCACCTTGAAGGGTGCATTTCAGTTTTGGGGCAGGAGCGCACTCAAAAAGCGCGCAGATTGACCTCGCCCGCGTGAACATCCGAAGATCACGGACGTCGTCGTGGATTGACAGACCGGCATCTCAGCGAGGGACGACAAGCCGCAGGCCGCTGCGGGCATAATGCGAGGACAGTTATATCCGGGAGGTGTGCCATGAAAGAGACCAGGGCGACGACACAGCGCAAGTCAGCGTCTTCGCCACGGCGAGGCGAGATGAAAGCGGTGCTGATGCGAGAAGCGGAGGCCGTGATCGATGAATTGCTGGACTGGAATGAACAGGCCGGCCAGCCGACGCTGACGCAGATCGAGGAGGTGATCCTGAAGCTGCGCAAGCGGATGAGCGAGGCGATGGCGGTCACCGTGATCGAGGCGCAAGAGGCGAGCCGCCCGGTGCCGGGGCCGGTCTGTCCGCAGTGCGGGCGGGAGATGCACTCCAAAGGCCGCAAGCGGAACACGGTCGAGAGCCGCGTGGGCAGCCTGTCCGTGCAGCGAGGATACTACTACTGTGAAGCCTGCCGCGTCGGGCTTTTCCCCCCTCGATCGGCAGCTGGCGGTGTGGGACAAGCACTGGAGCGAACAGGTGGCCAAGCAGGCGGTGTGGCTGAGCGGGCTGGTGACGTTTGAGGAAGCGGAGCGCATCCTGGGACAGGTGGGCGGGCTGGTCATGTCCGACAGCAGTGTGTGGCGGCGGGTGGCGGTATGGGGAGAGCGCTTTCGGGGGGTAGAAGCCACACAACGCGCCCTGGCGGACGGCGGCGGGCGCACCGCCGAGGCGGCGACCGTGCCGGGCAAGATGGGTGTCGCCCTGGACGGAGCAACGGTTCATGTGCGTGGCGAAGGCTGGAAGGAACTCAAGGTGGGGTGCGTGTTCGATGTCGTGCTACAGCCGACTTGGGATCGCCAGAGCGAGGAGTGGGTTGACACGGCCCACGCCGTCCGCGCCAGCTACGTCGCCCATCTGGGCGGGCCGGAACGGTTCGGCCAGGTGTTGTGGACGGCCGCCCAACGTCGCGGCTGGACGCAGGCACGTGACACCATCGCCTTGGGCGATGGCGCCGCGTGGATTTGGAATCTGGTCAGCGAGCACTTCTACGACAGCCGACAAGCCGTGGACTGGTATCACGCCAGCCAGCATCTGTGGCAGGTTGCTCACGGCCTGCACGCAGCAGGCAGCCCGGCGGCCCAGGCTTGGTATCGTGCCCACGAAACCCTCTTGTTCCAGGGCCATGCCGACCAGATTGCGGCTCGACTCCGTCAGGCCGCCCATACCCATCCCCAGCACGCCGAGATGCTACGGCGTGAAGCGGGCTACTTCGGGGACAACCGGCGACGCATGCAATACCAGAGCCTGCGCGAAGATGGCTGGCCGATCGGCAGCGGCGTGGTCGAGAGCGCCTGCAAGCAATTCCGTCATCGCTTCGCCGGTAGCGGGATGCGCTGGAGCCGTCCCGGCATCGAGCGTCTGCTCCCGATTCGGGCGGCCGTCATGGGTCACGCCTTTGACGCGATGTGGTCTGCTGCCTATTCTTCGCCCCCAAACTGAAATAGACCCCACCTTGAAGAAGCCATTGACAAGGCAAGAATAGGGTAATACAATGTTCTCGCGCTTAACCAGGCGTGGCCCCATTGAAGCGACCGCTGGGAATAGGCCGATAACGACGGTTGGACAGTTTCCACGCCTGGTTAGGCGTGGCCCCATTGAAGCAACCGCATTTGCACCGGATTAATCCTGGTGCAGAGTTCGGTTTCCACGCCTAACGAGGCATGGAAACACATTGAAGCCAGGGGAGTAGTTATTCCAAACCGGAACAGTGCAGCGCATCTGCCGGCATGTCTGAGCGCCCTGCGCCGACAGCCCCGCCCGCCGCTAGAGACCATCCTGGCGGACAACGCCTCACAAGACGAATTGCGCCGGCCGGTGGCCATGTCCTTCCCAGAAGTCAAGCGCAATCACCCTGCAAGGGGTGCAGCGCAGAAATGTGGGCGAGTTTTTCTGCGGGTGGGAACGGCCGCATGCCGTGGCCATGCTCGCCGCCTGGTGTGACCGGATGCATTCCCCGAAGCCCATTCGTGACGCTCCGAAGGCCGCCGAGTTCACCCCTCGCCACTAGCTGAGATACAGCGTCGGGGAGCGCCGACGCTGCATCACTTCAGGATGTAGTAGGTTCCCTTCTTCTCGCCCACCCGCATCAGCACGCCCTTGTCCACCAGGTCGGCCAAGTCAATGCGCAGCGTCTCCGGCGTGACGTTCGGGCAGAGCACCTGAAAGTCGCGGTTGGTGATGCGGCCATGCTCGCGCACGTATTGCAGCGCGCGCGCCTGGCGTTCGTTCACGGTCAGCCCGGGCGGCAGCGAAGCGCCGGCTGTCGCAGAAGAGGGCAGCAGGGTAATGTTTTGCGTCGCGCGTCGCTCGCGCACGTTAGACAGAGTCACAGTAAAGCTGTAGGCGGTGGCATTGAACTTGGGCGCGGGGTGACCGGCGGCCACCATGTCCTCGATCATCCGATCGATGCCTAACCCGAGTTCCTCGATGTAGCCCCACTGGAACAGGCCCTGCACCAAGCGCGGGTTGCGCGAGAAATGTTCCTCGATGATGTTGTCGAGCGTGATGTAGCCGGCTAATCCGCCGGGCGAGATGATCTCCAAGCGGTCGGCGAATTTGCGCACCTCGATGCGCCGGCCGCGCAAGCGATAGTCGCGATGGCACACCGCGTTCACCAGCGCCTCGCGCACGGCGAACTCCGGGTATTCCAGCACCTCTTCGCGTTCCAAACCTTTAACAATGGCGCCGACGCGCATCTCCTCTAGGATCACCTGCCAGGTGCGCTCGATCACCCGTGCCAGCGGGCCGTTGATCTCTTCGCGCCGGCCGTAACCGACGCGCCCACCCTCGCCGCGCGGCTCTACGCCCGGAAACTTGACGAACACCACCCCGCTCTGGGGCAGGAAGGCCTGGGGGTTTTTGCCGAAGAGCAACATGCCGGCCACGGTCGGCTGGCCACGCGGATTCGAGCGCGCCGATCTCCTTCAGCAGCGCGGCGGCATGCAATGCATCGCGTCGGGGCAGCTCAATTTTGCGCCGGGTGCGCAGCTCGCGTTTGGCGATATACTCGGCCACCACCTCATCCTCGAAGTCGGCCAGCGTCGCGCCGGGGACGGTCTCGGCTTCGTAGTCGCCCGCCAACTTGCTTTGGGTGAGGTTGCGAATTTCATCGCCGGCAAGCGCGCGGTTTTCGCCGGCGACGCGCACAAACACCCGGCCGTCCTTCAGCGAATGCACATCCACGCTGCGCGGCACGCGCACGACTAACTGGGGGCTGCCGTCGCCGCCGGCGTCTTCCAACGTGGCGCGCACAGGCGGTGAGGTCAGGGCGGCCGCCTGGCGCAGCACGGCCTCAATATCCTCCGGCGTCGTTGAGCCGAACGGACGGCCGCGCTCATCATAGCCGAGCACGATGGTGCCGCCGTCGCTGTTGGCGAAGGCCACCAACGTCTCGGCCAACGCCTGCGGATCGAGCTGCGGCAAAAAGGCCAATAGGTGAGAGGCCGCGCGTTGTTGAGTCATGCGCTTGTTGCGTGTGCCATTATCCTTCTGAATTCGCGCCCAAGCTCGGCGCGCCCGGCCGTTAACCCAGCAGGCGGCTTAATCTACGTGCGCCAAGCGGGCGACGCTGGCGACCGTGTCGCCCTCGCGCAGATTGATCAGCCGCGAACCGCGCGTGGCGCGGCCGGTCTTGGGGATGTCGCTGACGCGCTGGCGCAGCACTACGCCGTTGGCGCTGATGATGGTGATTTGGTCTTCGGGCTGCACCACGCGCGCCGCCACCAATTCGCCGGTCACGTCCAGCGCGCTACTCATCGTGCGCATGCCGCTGCCGCCGCGGCCTTTGGCGCTGTATTCGTCGAGCGGGGTGCATTTGCCGTAGCCGCGCTCGGTTACGGTGAGCAAGTACCCCCCTGGCTCGACTACTTCCATGCCGGCGATGTAGTCGCCCGGCTTCTTGAAGCGCATGGCGCGCACGCCACCGGCGGCGCGGCCCATGCGACGCACGAGCGTTTCGCTGAAGCGCAGCGCCTGCCCCTGAGCCGTGACCAGCATCAACTCGCCATCGCCGGGCGTCAGGCGCACGTAGCTCAGCTCGTCGCCCTCGGTCAGCGACATGCACAGCAGACCGCTGCTGCGGATGCTGGCGAACGCGCTGAGATCCACGCGCTTGATCTTGCCCATGCGCGTGCACATGGCGATCGTTGGCGGCGCTTGGCCGTTGGACGAGGGCACAGCCATCGCCGGTTCATCCTCCGCGCCGATGTCGGAGTTGCCGTGCTCCTCGCCGACATCCATCAACGGCGCACCTTCGCCGTTGCCGTCGGCTTCAGTGTCGCCATCGTGGTCGCCCTGGCCGGCTTTCACCAGCGCCATGCTTTGCTTCGAGATGGGCAAAGCGGCCGTGACTTTCTCGCGTTCGCTCAGCGCGATCAGGTTGGCCAGATAGGCGCCCTTGGCGGCGCGGTCGGCTTCGGGAATTTGGTGCGCCTTGAGCGCATAGACCTTGCCGCGGTCGGTGAAGAACAACACCGTGTCGTGCGTGCGGGCGTTGAAGAGGAAGATCACCTCGTCTTCCTCTTTGGTGGCCATCCCGCTCACGCCGCGACCGCCGCGGTTTTGGGCGCGGTAGGCCTCGACCGGCGTCCGTTTGATATAGCCTTTCTCGGTGATCGAGACGAGCACGCTCTTGTCGGGGATCAACTCTTCGTCATCGAAGTCCTCGCGGGCATCGAGCACGATGCGCGTGCGGCGGGCGTCGCCATACTTCTCGGCCAGCTTGAGCGAATCCTCCTTGATGAGCGCAAGGATCTTGGCCGGATGGGCCAGCAAGTCCTCGAGGTAGGCGATGGTGCGCAGGCATTCCTGATACTCGTCTTCGATCTTCTGGCGCTCCAGGGCGGCCAACCGGCGCAGTGGCATGTCCAAGATCGCTTGCGCCTGTAACTCGGTGAGCGTGAGCTGCGCCATCAACTGCATTTTGGCGGCCTCGGCGTCCGGCGCATTGCGGATGATGCGAATGACTTCGTCGAGGAAGTTCAGCGCGATGCGCAGGCCCTCCAGGATGTGGGCGCGCGCTTTGGTCCTGGCCAGGTCGAACGCGCTGCGTCGGCGGATGACCTCGCGCCGGTGCTCGATGAAAATGGCCAGCGCGCGTTTCAGGCTGAGCAGGCGCGGCTGCAATCGGCCGTTTTCGTCGGCACCAGCGCCAGCGTTTGCACCCCGAAGGTGCTCTGCAGCGCGGTGTACTTGTAGAGTCGGTTCAGCACGCGCGTCGGTTGCGCCCCGCGCCGCAGCTCGATGACGATGCGCATCCCCCGCCGGTCGCTCTCATCGCGGATGTCGCTGATCTCCTCGATGCGCCCATCGTGCACCAAGCTCGGCGATGCGCTCGATGAGCGCAGCTTTGTTCACTTGGTAAGGCAGCTCGGTGATGAGAATTTGGTGCCGGCCGCCGCGCATCTCCTCGATGGCGGCCACGCCGCGCATCACCAGCCGGCCGTGGCCGGTGGCATAAGCGGCCGCGATGCCTTCGCGCCCGATGATCAAGCCGCCGGTGGGGAAATCCGGTCCGGGCACGATCCGCATGAGGTCTTCCACCGACACATCCCCCAGGCGCTCCCAGTTGTCCACCAAGTAGCCGACGGCCTGGCACAGCTCAGATAGGTTATGCGGCGGGATGTTGGTGGCCATGCCGACGGCGATGCCGGTCGCACCGTTCAGCAGCAGGTTGGGCAACGCCGACGGCAGCACGCTGGGTTCTTGCAGCGTGCCGTCGAAGTTGTCCATCCAGTCCACCGTATCCTTGTCCAGGTCGGCCAGCAGCTCTTCGGCGATGCGCGAGAGGCGCGCCTCGGTGTAGCGCATGGCCGCCGGCGGGTCGCCATCCACGCTGCCGAAGTTGCCCTGCCCGTCTATCAGCGTGTAGCGGATGGAGAAGTCCTGCGCCATGCGGGCCAGCGCCTCGTAGACGCTGCTATCGCCATGGGGGTGATATTTGCCGAGCACATCGCCGACCACGCGCGCGCTCTTGCGATAGGGCGCCGTCGCACGCGCGCCGGTGTCGTACATCACATAGAGGATGCGGCGTTGCACCGGCTTCAAGCCGTCGCGCGCGTCGGGCAGCGCGCGAGAGACGATCACGCTCATCGCGTAATCGAGGTACGCGCTGCGCACCTCGCGATCGATGTCGGTCTCGCGAATCCGGCCGACGGGCGCAGCCGGCTCGATCGTCCCGGCGTTCGCTTCGGATGGGGAGAGGGCGCCGTTGTTGTCCGCGCTGGTGTTGGTTTCGCTCACGTTCGCGTAGTCAGCTATTGGCCATCTCTGGTTCGGGGTCGCAGCGGCGCATCGGCGGCAAACTCACTCGGCGCGGTTTGCCAGCCTTCGATTTGCGGGTGCAATTATACCCTTCGGCAAATCCGGAGCTGGGGGCGTCCGTCGCGCCTGGCTCACACCCCGCTAAACGCCAAGTGGCCGCCGTCCACCGGAATGACGATGCCGGTGACAAAGCGCGCCGCCTCCGACGCGAGGAAGACCGTCGCGCCGCCGAGTTCTTCCGGCTCGCCAAAGCGGCCCATGGGCGTGTGGGCGATGATGGCCTGGCCGCGCGCGGTAAGCTGACCGCTCTCCGGCTCAACCAGCAGCGAGCGGTTGATCTCGGTCAGAAAGAACCCCGGCGCGATGGCATTCACGCGGATGCCCGGCGAGTAGTGCTGCGCCATGTGCACCGCCAGCCACTGGGTGAAGTTCAGCAGCGCCGCCTTGGAGGCCGAATACGCCACGTTGCGCGTCACCGGCCGAAACGACGCCATCGAGGCGACGTTGATGATGACGCCGCCGCCACGGGCGACGAACTGACGCGCCACGAGCAGGGAGGGGATGACCGTCCCCATCCAGTTCACGTCCATCACCTCGCGCATCGCTTCCAACGACAACTCGAACAGCGAACGACCCGGCCCGGTCATCGCCTCGGGCAGAATCGTGCCTGCCGCGTTGACGAGGATGTGCACGTCGCCGATGCTTTCGAGTGCCTGGCTGAACGATTGCGCGTCGGTCACGTCGCCCTGAATCCAGCGTGTTTGGCCGCCGCGCGCTTGAATGCGTTGCGCGGCGCGCTCCAGCTTCTCGCGCGTGCGGCCCAGCAACACCACACGCGCGCCATGATCGGCGAGGGCTTGCGCCATGGCGCTGCCCAGCACGCCGCCGCCGCCTGTCACCAGGGCGGTCTTACCGGTCAGATCGAACCAATTTTGCATAGAGCTCCTCTTGTCGCGCCATGGCGGCGCGGTAAATTGCATGGTGCGCATCAACCGGCTGATGCGTCGCCAAGTTGCCGAGCGGATCGGCGGCTTGGCGCTGTATGTCTAAACCGGCCACCTGACAGCTCACCCAAACGGCGACGCCGCGACTCGTCGCCTCGGGTTCGGAGGCCATGTGCAGCGGCAGACCGGCGACATCGGCGATGATTTGGCGCCAGGTTGGCGAAGCCCGCAACGCGCCACCGCTGCCGACCAGCACCGCATCCGCGCTGGCCGCGCCCGACGCGCGCAGCGCATCGCCGATGTGCGCCAGACGGTAGGCGATAGCTTCCATCAGCGCCCGCGCGATTTCGACCGGATCGCTATCCAAAGAGAGGCCGTGCAAAGTCGCGCGGATGTCCTCGGCGTAGCCGGGGCTCCGCTCGCCGGCGAACGTAGGCAACACCGTCAACCCATGGGCGTCGGGCGACAGCGCAGCCAGGCGGGCTTCAAGCTCGCTTGCGTCTGGGAGCCGGAGCGCGCGTTGCGCCCAGGCAAAGGCGTTGCCCCCTTCCGTCGTCGCACCGCCGATCAGCTCATGCGCGTGATCCACGCGGTAGGCCCACAGCGCTGGCGGCAGGTGCTGCAACCCGCCCGTCGCGCAGCGCCGCACCACGCGCATCGCCGCTGTTGAGCCGATCGTCACGGCGATCCGCGATGCGTCCACACATCCGCTGCCAATGTTAGCCGCGGCCCCATCGCCGAGCGGCGGATGACTGCGCGCCTCGGCGAATTTGGGCCAACGCGCCGCCCACTCCGGCCGCAGTCCCTCCAGACGCTCAACGTCGCGTGCGATCGGCGGGAGTTGCGCGCGCGCGATGCCCAGCGCATCCAGCCAAGCTTCGTCCCAGTCTCCCGTGTGGCGATTCAATAGCCCGCTCCATGAAGCGAGCGACACGCCGGCTTGCATGTGGCCGAACAGGCGCAGGCGCGTATAGTCGCTGAGCGAGGCAAACCAGCGTGTGGCGCGAAAGACATCCGGCTGCGTTCGCGCGAGCCAAGCAAGCTTGGCGGGCAGGTAATGGGCGCGGATGCGGCAGCCGGTGCGCTGCAACGTCGCCAGCTCGTCATGCTGCGCGCGCAGCCGGCGCGCATCCTCTGCGCAGCGCGTGTCAGCGTAGGTGTAGATCGGCGTGAGCGGCGCTCCGTGCGCATCGAGGCACACCAGCGAAGCGGCGTAGGCGCCGATCCCGATGTCGGTGATCGGCGGCGTCGCCGACGAGGTCTTGGCGTGCAGCGCGTCGAGCACGGCGACGACGCGCTCGAACGCGGCGTGCGGGTCATCTTCGCACCGGCCGTCTTCGCCCACGACGAAATCCACCGGTGCGCACGCCCAGGCGTTGGGCACGGCCTGCGCTCGATCGTCGTAGAGCGCCGCGCGCGTGGACGAGCTGCCGAGGTCGAGGACGAGGATCATGGCATGCTTGGCGGGCGCAGTGCACGCTCACGCCGGCCGCATGGCAAAGTCCATGCGCGGGGCCGGCGACTGCAATGCATGTCCGCCATCCACCGGCAGGGTAATCCCCGTCACTGCCGACGCTGCCGGCGAGACC
It encodes:
- a CDS encoding hypothetical protein (possible pseudo, internal stop codon, frameshifted), producing the protein MQPRLLSLKRALAIFIEHRREVIRRRSAFDLARTKARAHILEGLRIALNFLDEVIRIIRNAPDAEAAKMQLMAQLTLTELQAQAILDMPLRRLAALERQKIEDEYQECLRTIAYLEDLLAHPAKILALIKEDSLKLAEKYGDARRTRIVLDAREDFDDEELIPDKSVLVSITEKGYIKRTPVEAYRAQNRGGRGVSGMATKEEDEVIFLFNARTHDTVLFFTDRGKVYALKAHQIPEADRAAKGAYLANLIALSEREKVTAALPISKQSMALVKAGQGDHDGDTEADGNGEGAPLMDVGEEHGNSDIGAEDEPAMAVPSSNGQAPPTIAMCTRMGKIKRVDLSAFASIRSSGLLCMSLTEGDELSYVRLTPGDGELMLVTAQGQALRFSETLVRRMGRAAGGVRAMRFKKPGDYIAGMEVVEPGGYLLTVTERGYGKCTPLDEYSAKGRGGSGMRTMSSALDVTGELVAARVVQPEDQITIISANGVVLRQRVSDIPKTGRATRGSRLINLREGDTVASVARLAHVD
- a CDS encoding hypothetical protein (possible pseudo, frameshifted); this translates as MHDGRIEEISDIRDESDRRGMRIVIELRRGAQPTRVLNRLYKYTALQSTFGVQTLALVPTKTADCSRACSA
- a CDS encoding hypothetical protein (possible pseudo, frameshifted); its protein translation is MSETNTSADNNGALSPSEANAGTIEPAAPVGRIRETDIDREVRSAYLDYAMSVIVSRALPDARDGLKPVQRRILYVMYDTGARATAPYRKSARVVGDVLGKYHPHGDSSVYEALARMAQDFSIRYTLIDGQGNFGSVDGDPPAAMRYTEARLSRIAEELLADLDKDTVDWMDNFDGTLQEPSVLPSALPNLLLNGATGIAVGMATNIPPHNLSELCQAVGYLVDNWERLGDVSVEDLMRIVPGPDFPTGGLIIGREGIAAAYATGHGRLVMRGVAAIEEMRGGRHQILITELPYQVNKAALIERIAELGARWAHRGDQRHPR
- a CDS encoding dioxygenase, with amino-acid sequence MQNWFDLTGKTALVTGGGGVLGSAMAQALADHGARVVLLGRTREKLERAAQRIQARGGQTRWIQGDVTDAQSFSQALESIGDVHILVNAAGTILPEAMTGPGRSLFELSLEAMREVMDVNWMGTVIPSLLVARQFVARGGGVIINVASMASFRPVTRNVAYSASKAALLNFTQWLAVHMAQHYSPGIRVNAIAPGFFLTEINRSLLVEPESGQLTARGQAIIAHTPMGRFGEPEELGGATVFLASEAARFVTGIVIPVDGGHLAFSGV
- a CDS encoding sugar kinase → MILVLDLGSSSTRAALYDDRAQAVPNAWACAPVDFVVGEDGRCEDDPHAAFERVVAVLDALHAKTSSATPPITDIGIGAYAASLVCLDAHGAPLTPIYTYADTRCAEDARRLRAQHDELATLQRTGCRIRAHYLPAKLAWLARTQPDVFRATRWFASLSDYTRLRLFGHMQAGVSLASWSGLLNRHTGDWDEAWLDALGIARAQLPPIARDVERLEGLRPEWAARWPKFAEARSHPPLGDGAAANIGSGCVDASRIAVTIGSTAAMRVVRRCATGGLQHLPPALWAYRVDHAHELIGGATTEGGNAFAWAQRALRLPDASELEARLAALSPDAHGLTVLPTFAGERSPGYAEDIRATLHGLSLDSDPVEIARALMEAIAYRLAHIGDALRASGAASADAVLVGSGGALRASPTWRQIIADVAGLPLHMASEPEATSRGVAVWVSCQVAGLDIQRQAADPLGNLATHQPVDAHHAIYRAAMARQEELYAKLVRSDR